The following coding sequences lie in one Spinacia oleracea cultivar Varoflay chromosome 1, BTI_SOV_V1, whole genome shotgun sequence genomic window:
- the LOC110786854 gene encoding isoprenylcysteine alpha-carbonyl methylesterase ICME isoform X2, producing the protein MENDTASLQVSEEVSFLGNNRTTTLKEEERESIEMGTSVDREPEITSPRRRIPGQGIQSTTGQSSFRRDFEHAAAETYLMSGFAFKLLSYLGVGYRWITGLLALLCYAMLLLPGFLQVAYYYYFSSQVHRSIIYGDQPRNRLDLYLPMDPHGKKPVVIFVTGGAWIIGYKAWGSLLGLQLAERDIIVACLDYRNFPQGTVSDMIKDVSQGISFVCNNIAAVGGDPDRVYLIGQSAGAHLSTCALLEQATRESQGESCFWSVSQIKAYFSLSGGYNLPKLVDHFHNRGLYRSIFLSIMEGEDSLKKYSPDLLVQDKSNAKAVSLLPPLILFHGAKDKSIPSVASESFADALRKAGGDAQLVIYEGKTHTDMFVQMIRKLWRGMQMPHQ; encoded by the exons ATGGAGAACGATACGGCGTCGTTGCAGGTGTCGGAAGAAGTTTCCTTTTTGGGCAATAATAGAACAACTACCTTAaaggaagaagagagagaaagtattgaAATGGGTACCAGCGTCGACCGGGAACCGGAAATTACCAGTCCTCGCCGGAGAATTCCCGGTCAAGGGATCCAATCTACGACCGGACAGTCGTCGTTTCGAAGGGATTTTGAGCATGCTGCTGCTGAGACTTACCTGATGTCCGGATTTGCCTTCAAACTTCTTAGCTATCttgg GGTAGGTTACCGCTGGATTACTGGATTACTTGCACTTCTCTGTTACGCCATGCTACTTTTACCTGGTTTCCTTCAGG TTGCCTATTATTATTACTTTTCAAGCCAAGTACATAGGAGTATCATTTATGGAGATCAACCAAGAAATAG GTTAGACCTTTATTTGCCGATGGATCCTCATGGAAAGAAGCCGGTTGTGATATTTGTAACAGGTGGAGCCTGGATTATTGG ATACAAAGCATGGGGTTCCCTTCTTGGGCTACAATTGGCGGAGAGAGACATCATAGTGGCCTGCCTTGACTATAG AAACTTTCCTCAAGGAACCGTCAGTGACATGATCAAAGATGTTTCTCAGGGTATCTCATTTGTGTGTAATAATATTGCCGCTGTTGGAGGGGATCCTGACAG AGTTTATCTTATTGGGCAATCAGCTGGTGCACATTTATCAACATGTGCTCTCCTGGAGCAGGCTACCAGAGAGTCACAAGGAGAGAGCTGTTTTTGGAGTGTCTCACAGATAAAagcttatttttctttatctGGCGG GTACAACTTGCCAAAATTAGTTGATCATTTTCACAACCGAGGCCTCTATCGATCCATATTCTTGAG CATTATGGAAGGAGAAGATTCCCTGAAGAAGTATTCACCTGATCTTCTGGTACAGGATAAAAGCAATGCAAAGGCTGTTTCATTGTTGCCCCCGTTAATTCTTTTTCATGGAGCTAAAGACAAGTCCATCCCTTCAGTGGCAAG CGAAAGTTTTGCAGATGCTCTCAGAAAAGCTGGTGGTGATGCTCAACTGGTTATTTATGAAGGGAAAACACATACTGATATGTTTGTCCAG ATGATCAGGAAGCTCTGGCGAGGGATGCAAATGCCCCACCAATGA
- the LOC110786854 gene encoding isoprenylcysteine alpha-carbonyl methylesterase ICME isoform X1, which yields MENDTASLQVSEEVSFLGNNRTTTLKEEERESIEMGTSVDREPEITSPRRRIPGQGIQSTTGQSSFRRDFEHAAAETYLMSGFAFKLLSYLGVGYRWITGLLALLCYAMLLLPGFLQVAYYYYFSSQVHRSIIYGDQPRNRLDLYLPMDPHGKKPVVIFVTGGAWIIGYKAWGSLLGLQLAERDIIVACLDYRNFPQGTVSDMIKDVSQGISFVCNNIAAVGGDPDRVYLIGQSAGAHLSTCALLEQATRESQGESCFWSVSQIKAYFSLSGGYNLPKLVDHFHNRGLYRSIFLSIMEGEDSLKKYSPDLLVQDKSNAKAVSLLPPLILFHGAKDKSIPSVASESFADALRKAGGDAQLVIYEGKTHTDMFVQDPLRGGRDELFEHMVSVIHADDQEALARDANAPPMRRLVPEILVKLAREISPF from the exons ATGGAGAACGATACGGCGTCGTTGCAGGTGTCGGAAGAAGTTTCCTTTTTGGGCAATAATAGAACAACTACCTTAaaggaagaagagagagaaagtattgaAATGGGTACCAGCGTCGACCGGGAACCGGAAATTACCAGTCCTCGCCGGAGAATTCCCGGTCAAGGGATCCAATCTACGACCGGACAGTCGTCGTTTCGAAGGGATTTTGAGCATGCTGCTGCTGAGACTTACCTGATGTCCGGATTTGCCTTCAAACTTCTTAGCTATCttgg GGTAGGTTACCGCTGGATTACTGGATTACTTGCACTTCTCTGTTACGCCATGCTACTTTTACCTGGTTTCCTTCAGG TTGCCTATTATTATTACTTTTCAAGCCAAGTACATAGGAGTATCATTTATGGAGATCAACCAAGAAATAG GTTAGACCTTTATTTGCCGATGGATCCTCATGGAAAGAAGCCGGTTGTGATATTTGTAACAGGTGGAGCCTGGATTATTGG ATACAAAGCATGGGGTTCCCTTCTTGGGCTACAATTGGCGGAGAGAGACATCATAGTGGCCTGCCTTGACTATAG AAACTTTCCTCAAGGAACCGTCAGTGACATGATCAAAGATGTTTCTCAGGGTATCTCATTTGTGTGTAATAATATTGCCGCTGTTGGAGGGGATCCTGACAG AGTTTATCTTATTGGGCAATCAGCTGGTGCACATTTATCAACATGTGCTCTCCTGGAGCAGGCTACCAGAGAGTCACAAGGAGAGAGCTGTTTTTGGAGTGTCTCACAGATAAAagcttatttttctttatctGGCGG GTACAACTTGCCAAAATTAGTTGATCATTTTCACAACCGAGGCCTCTATCGATCCATATTCTTGAG CATTATGGAAGGAGAAGATTCCCTGAAGAAGTATTCACCTGATCTTCTGGTACAGGATAAAAGCAATGCAAAGGCTGTTTCATTGTTGCCCCCGTTAATTCTTTTTCATGGAGCTAAAGACAAGTCCATCCCTTCAGTGGCAAG CGAAAGTTTTGCAGATGCTCTCAGAAAAGCTGGTGGTGATGCTCAACTGGTTATTTATGAAGGGAAAACACATACTGATATGTTTGTCCAG GATCCATTAAGAGGCGGTAGAGATGAGCTGTTTGAACATATGGTTTCTGTGATACATGCAGATGATCAGGAAGCTCTGGCGAGGGATGCAAATGCCCCACCAATGAGACGCCTTGTCCCTGAGATATTGGTCAAGTTAGCTAGGGAAATAAGCCCTTTTTAG
- the LOC110786855 gene encoding protein GAMETE EXPRESSED 3 isoform X1, translating into MDEPYKGSKFIFSSWVVCYQITRLLALTCYALLLLPVLIQAEPWRRSTSRLGKPLTVDDGMIYSCSGKFLYVFTSNGSIASNIHLNYTCNGSITPVYGGKGKVYIIAENKVLRINSLSVVASDPAVELLFGNETTGGTSDEILGLSASMLTSSVYVNIKNKGFFAYSLRGRLRWSALPVLNQFGYSQGCNKNVTDCYFTSSPVFDSCESSVYISNSEGELYSISARRPHFKWIQDLSLFDKVFTATPGNNGFLYVTVPAKAILLGLDAFTGDVLWEVNIGPLSYAEQSPVVDSNGWVSIGSLDGFLYSISPAGILKKFAKASPLNSVIQVSPVLDCSGYAVYISQTEMEGKSSRVIGNYTFVSAMKPKSVVFSLLVPATETFYWSETYPGEFVSNLSQSDLQKFNVDEEIVLTFIAAAKIGNPLPCRSNNLKLAFSCSELRPKSISVYTGNERAILLFLLFETIILVVLAIIVRFCWIFWGKQKLRNQDLGKFLDKRQSLRLKKKEYDNTISELEKKAAKEATSSNVLENLSNLVREREGIERKLSTTYSLGKDGISSLSKPVLPIFDKKTRSYSFRGSKSESVTIFHTHSTTSDDESGPETNSEQDFDFPKEIELVANDEKGKGKAIEETEISSSEDNNEWEASYDSSSGISPGFHDSFHDVNMLPSRGGKTWLFRRRSLSSTT; encoded by the exons ATGGATGAGCCCTACAAAGGATCAAAATTCATCTTTTCTTCTTG GGTCGTCTGCTATCAGATTACTAGACTTCTTGCACTTACATGTTATGCTTTGCTACTTCTACCTGTTTTAATTCAAG CTGAACCATGGAGAAGGTCTACTTCTAGGCTTGGGAAACCACTGACTGTAGATGATGGAATGATATATTCTTGTTCTGGGAAATTCTTGTATGTTTTTACGAGTAATGGGTCCATTGCTTCGAATATACACCTCAATTATACATGCAATGGTAGCATCACCCCAGTTTATGGGGGTAAAGGGAAG GTGTATATCATTGCAGAAAATAAAGTGCTAAGGATCAATTCTTTGAGTGTTGTAGCTTCTGATCCTGCTGTTGAGCTTTTATTTGGTAATGAAACGACAGGGGGAACTTCAGACGAAATCCTTGGACTTTCTGCAAGTATGTTAACATCTTCTGTCTATGTAAACATTAAAAATAAAGGATTCTTTGCATATTCTTTGAGGGGTAGACTGCGTTGGAGTGCTTTACCGGTGCTTAACCAATTCGGGTATTCTCAAGGTTGCAACAAAAATGTTACAGATTGTTACTTCACTTCTTCTCCCGTTTTTGATAGTTGTGAGAGCAGTGTATAT ATTTCAAATAGTGAGGGAGAACTCTATTCTATATCAGCTCGCCGTCCTCATTTTAAATGGATTCAGGATTTGAGTTTATTTGACAAAGTATTCACTGCAACTCCAGGAAACAATGGCTTCCTGTATGTCACAGTTCCTGCCAAGGCCATTTTACTTGGCTTAGATGCTTTTACAGGTGATGTTTTGTGGGAGGTTAACATTGGACCATTAAGTTATGCAGAGCAGTCACCTGTTGTCGATTCCAATG GGTGGGTATCTATTGGTTCGCTTGATGGATTCCTGTACTCAATCTCACCAGCTGGGATCCTAAAGAAGTTTGCAAAGGCATCTCCATTAAACTCTGTGATTCAAGTCAGTCCAGTTCTTGATTGCTCCGGCTATGCAGTTTACATTTCTCAGACAGAAATGGAAGGGAAAAGCAGCCGTGTAATCGGTAATTACACTTTTGTCTCTGCAATGAAACCCAAGAGTGTTGTTTTTTCATTGTTGGTTCCTGCCACTGAAACTTTCTACTGGTCTGAGACATATCCTG GTGAATTTGTATCAAACCTATCTCAAAGTGACCTACAAAAGTTCAATGTAGACGAGGAGATTGTCCTCACTTTTATCGCTGCAGCAA AGATTGGAAACCCACTTCCATGCAGAAGCAACA ATCTGAAACTTGCATTTAGTTGTTCCGAGTTGAGGCCTAAGAGCATCAGTGTTTATACCG GAAACGAAAGAGCCATACTTTTATTCTTGCTGTTTGAAACTATTATCTTGGTTGTCTTGGCAATTATTGTACGATTCTGCTGGATATTTTGGGGTAAGCAGAAGCTTCGAAATCAAGATCTTGGAAAGTTCCTCGACAAAAGA CAATCACTGCGGCTTAAAAAGAAAGAGTATGATAACACGATTTCAGAGCTAGAGAAGAAGGCAGCAAAGGAGGCAACAAGCAGCAACGTTTTGGAAAATTTAAGCAATTTAGTACGCGAAAGAGAAGGCATAGAGAGGAAGCTTTCCACAACTTACAGTTTAGGAAAAGACGGCATCAGTTCATTATCAAAACCTGTACTTCCAATATTTGATAAGAAAACAAGGAGCTATTCTTTTCGAGGTTCAAAGAGCGAGAGTGTCACTATTTTTCACACACACAGCACTACTTCAGACGATGAAAGTGGGCCAGAAACAAACTCTGAGCAAGATTTTGATTTTCCTAAGGAAATAGAGTTGGTTGCTAATGATGAAAAGGGAAAAGGGAAGGCGATAGAAGAAACTGAAATAAGTTCTAGTGAAGATAATAATGAATGGGAAGCCTCTTATGATAGTTCCTCAGGAATAAGTCCGGGCTTTCATGACTCTTTTCATGATGTAAACATGCTACCGAGTAGGGGTGGAAAGACATGGTTGTTCAGGAGAAGGTCTTTATCCTCAACTACTTAA
- the LOC110786855 gene encoding protein GAMETE EXPRESSED 3 isoform X2, translating to MDEPYKGSKFIFSSWVVCYQITRLLALTCYALLLLPVLIQAEPWRRSTSRLGKPLTVDDGMIYSCSGKFLYVFTSNGSIASNIHLNYTCNGSITPVYGGKGKVYIIAENKVLRINSLSVVASDPAVELLFGNETTGGTSDEILGLSASMLTSSVYVNIKNKGFFAYSLRGRLRWSALPVLNQFGYSQGCNKNVTDCYFTSSPVFDSCESSVYISNSEGELYSISARRPHFKWIQDLSLFDKVFTATPGNNGFLYVTVPAKAILLGLDAFTGDVLWEVNIGPLSYAEQSPVVDSNGWVSIGSLDGFLYSISPAGILKKFAKASPLNSVIQVSPVLDCSGYAVYISQTEMEGKSSRVIGEFVSNLSQSDLQKFNVDEEIVLTFIAAAKIGNPLPCRSNNLKLAFSCSELRPKSISVYTGNERAILLFLLFETIILVVLAIIVRFCWIFWGKQKLRNQDLGKFLDKRQSLRLKKKEYDNTISELEKKAAKEATSSNVLENLSNLVREREGIERKLSTTYSLGKDGISSLSKPVLPIFDKKTRSYSFRGSKSESVTIFHTHSTTSDDESGPETNSEQDFDFPKEIELVANDEKGKGKAIEETEISSSEDNNEWEASYDSSSGISPGFHDSFHDVNMLPSRGGKTWLFRRRSLSSTT from the exons ATGGATGAGCCCTACAAAGGATCAAAATTCATCTTTTCTTCTTG GGTCGTCTGCTATCAGATTACTAGACTTCTTGCACTTACATGTTATGCTTTGCTACTTCTACCTGTTTTAATTCAAG CTGAACCATGGAGAAGGTCTACTTCTAGGCTTGGGAAACCACTGACTGTAGATGATGGAATGATATATTCTTGTTCTGGGAAATTCTTGTATGTTTTTACGAGTAATGGGTCCATTGCTTCGAATATACACCTCAATTATACATGCAATGGTAGCATCACCCCAGTTTATGGGGGTAAAGGGAAG GTGTATATCATTGCAGAAAATAAAGTGCTAAGGATCAATTCTTTGAGTGTTGTAGCTTCTGATCCTGCTGTTGAGCTTTTATTTGGTAATGAAACGACAGGGGGAACTTCAGACGAAATCCTTGGACTTTCTGCAAGTATGTTAACATCTTCTGTCTATGTAAACATTAAAAATAAAGGATTCTTTGCATATTCTTTGAGGGGTAGACTGCGTTGGAGTGCTTTACCGGTGCTTAACCAATTCGGGTATTCTCAAGGTTGCAACAAAAATGTTACAGATTGTTACTTCACTTCTTCTCCCGTTTTTGATAGTTGTGAGAGCAGTGTATAT ATTTCAAATAGTGAGGGAGAACTCTATTCTATATCAGCTCGCCGTCCTCATTTTAAATGGATTCAGGATTTGAGTTTATTTGACAAAGTATTCACTGCAACTCCAGGAAACAATGGCTTCCTGTATGTCACAGTTCCTGCCAAGGCCATTTTACTTGGCTTAGATGCTTTTACAGGTGATGTTTTGTGGGAGGTTAACATTGGACCATTAAGTTATGCAGAGCAGTCACCTGTTGTCGATTCCAATG GGTGGGTATCTATTGGTTCGCTTGATGGATTCCTGTACTCAATCTCACCAGCTGGGATCCTAAAGAAGTTTGCAAAGGCATCTCCATTAAACTCTGTGATTCAAGTCAGTCCAGTTCTTGATTGCTCCGGCTATGCAGTTTACATTTCTCAGACAGAAATGGAAGGGAAAAGCAGCCGTGTAATCG GTGAATTTGTATCAAACCTATCTCAAAGTGACCTACAAAAGTTCAATGTAGACGAGGAGATTGTCCTCACTTTTATCGCTGCAGCAA AGATTGGAAACCCACTTCCATGCAGAAGCAACA ATCTGAAACTTGCATTTAGTTGTTCCGAGTTGAGGCCTAAGAGCATCAGTGTTTATACCG GAAACGAAAGAGCCATACTTTTATTCTTGCTGTTTGAAACTATTATCTTGGTTGTCTTGGCAATTATTGTACGATTCTGCTGGATATTTTGGGGTAAGCAGAAGCTTCGAAATCAAGATCTTGGAAAGTTCCTCGACAAAAGA CAATCACTGCGGCTTAAAAAGAAAGAGTATGATAACACGATTTCAGAGCTAGAGAAGAAGGCAGCAAAGGAGGCAACAAGCAGCAACGTTTTGGAAAATTTAAGCAATTTAGTACGCGAAAGAGAAGGCATAGAGAGGAAGCTTTCCACAACTTACAGTTTAGGAAAAGACGGCATCAGTTCATTATCAAAACCTGTACTTCCAATATTTGATAAGAAAACAAGGAGCTATTCTTTTCGAGGTTCAAAGAGCGAGAGTGTCACTATTTTTCACACACACAGCACTACTTCAGACGATGAAAGTGGGCCAGAAACAAACTCTGAGCAAGATTTTGATTTTCCTAAGGAAATAGAGTTGGTTGCTAATGATGAAAAGGGAAAAGGGAAGGCGATAGAAGAAACTGAAATAAGTTCTAGTGAAGATAATAATGAATGGGAAGCCTCTTATGATAGTTCCTCAGGAATAAGTCCGGGCTTTCATGACTCTTTTCATGATGTAAACATGCTACCGAGTAGGGGTGGAAAGACATGGTTGTTCAGGAGAAGGTCTTTATCCTCAACTACTTAA
- the LOC110786855 gene encoding protein GAMETE EXPRESSED 3 isoform X3 — MDEPYKGSKFIFSSWVVCYQITRLLALTCYALLLLPVLIQAEPWRRSTSRLGKPLTVDDGMIYSCSGKFLYVFTSNGSIASNIHLNYTCNGSITPVYGGKGKVYIIAENKVLRINSLSVVASDPAVELLFGNETTGGTSDEILGLSASCNKNVTDCYFTSSPVFDSCESSVYISNSEGELYSISARRPHFKWIQDLSLFDKVFTATPGNNGFLYVTVPAKAILLGLDAFTGDVLWEVNIGPLSYAEQSPVVDSNGWVSIGSLDGFLYSISPAGILKKFAKASPLNSVIQVSPVLDCSGYAVYISQTEMEGKSSRVIGNYTFVSAMKPKSVVFSLLVPATETFYWSETYPGEFVSNLSQSDLQKFNVDEEIVLTFIAAAKIGNPLPCRSNNLKLAFSCSELRPKSISVYTGNERAILLFLLFETIILVVLAIIVRFCWIFWGKQKLRNQDLGKFLDKRQSLRLKKKEYDNTISELEKKAAKEATSSNVLENLSNLVREREGIERKLSTTYSLGKDGISSLSKPVLPIFDKKTRSYSFRGSKSESVTIFHTHSTTSDDESGPETNSEQDFDFPKEIELVANDEKGKGKAIEETEISSSEDNNEWEASYDSSSGISPGFHDSFHDVNMLPSRGGKTWLFRRRSLSSTT, encoded by the exons ATGGATGAGCCCTACAAAGGATCAAAATTCATCTTTTCTTCTTG GGTCGTCTGCTATCAGATTACTAGACTTCTTGCACTTACATGTTATGCTTTGCTACTTCTACCTGTTTTAATTCAAG CTGAACCATGGAGAAGGTCTACTTCTAGGCTTGGGAAACCACTGACTGTAGATGATGGAATGATATATTCTTGTTCTGGGAAATTCTTGTATGTTTTTACGAGTAATGGGTCCATTGCTTCGAATATACACCTCAATTATACATGCAATGGTAGCATCACCCCAGTTTATGGGGGTAAAGGGAAG GTGTATATCATTGCAGAAAATAAAGTGCTAAGGATCAATTCTTTGAGTGTTGTAGCTTCTGATCCTGCTGTTGAGCTTTTATTTGGTAATGAAACGACAGGGGGAACTTCAGACGAAATCCTTGGACTTTCTGCAA GTTGCAACAAAAATGTTACAGATTGTTACTTCACTTCTTCTCCCGTTTTTGATAGTTGTGAGAGCAGTGTATAT ATTTCAAATAGTGAGGGAGAACTCTATTCTATATCAGCTCGCCGTCCTCATTTTAAATGGATTCAGGATTTGAGTTTATTTGACAAAGTATTCACTGCAACTCCAGGAAACAATGGCTTCCTGTATGTCACAGTTCCTGCCAAGGCCATTTTACTTGGCTTAGATGCTTTTACAGGTGATGTTTTGTGGGAGGTTAACATTGGACCATTAAGTTATGCAGAGCAGTCACCTGTTGTCGATTCCAATG GGTGGGTATCTATTGGTTCGCTTGATGGATTCCTGTACTCAATCTCACCAGCTGGGATCCTAAAGAAGTTTGCAAAGGCATCTCCATTAAACTCTGTGATTCAAGTCAGTCCAGTTCTTGATTGCTCCGGCTATGCAGTTTACATTTCTCAGACAGAAATGGAAGGGAAAAGCAGCCGTGTAATCGGTAATTACACTTTTGTCTCTGCAATGAAACCCAAGAGTGTTGTTTTTTCATTGTTGGTTCCTGCCACTGAAACTTTCTACTGGTCTGAGACATATCCTG GTGAATTTGTATCAAACCTATCTCAAAGTGACCTACAAAAGTTCAATGTAGACGAGGAGATTGTCCTCACTTTTATCGCTGCAGCAA AGATTGGAAACCCACTTCCATGCAGAAGCAACA ATCTGAAACTTGCATTTAGTTGTTCCGAGTTGAGGCCTAAGAGCATCAGTGTTTATACCG GAAACGAAAGAGCCATACTTTTATTCTTGCTGTTTGAAACTATTATCTTGGTTGTCTTGGCAATTATTGTACGATTCTGCTGGATATTTTGGGGTAAGCAGAAGCTTCGAAATCAAGATCTTGGAAAGTTCCTCGACAAAAGA CAATCACTGCGGCTTAAAAAGAAAGAGTATGATAACACGATTTCAGAGCTAGAGAAGAAGGCAGCAAAGGAGGCAACAAGCAGCAACGTTTTGGAAAATTTAAGCAATTTAGTACGCGAAAGAGAAGGCATAGAGAGGAAGCTTTCCACAACTTACAGTTTAGGAAAAGACGGCATCAGTTCATTATCAAAACCTGTACTTCCAATATTTGATAAGAAAACAAGGAGCTATTCTTTTCGAGGTTCAAAGAGCGAGAGTGTCACTATTTTTCACACACACAGCACTACTTCAGACGATGAAAGTGGGCCAGAAACAAACTCTGAGCAAGATTTTGATTTTCCTAAGGAAATAGAGTTGGTTGCTAATGATGAAAAGGGAAAAGGGAAGGCGATAGAAGAAACTGAAATAAGTTCTAGTGAAGATAATAATGAATGGGAAGCCTCTTATGATAGTTCCTCAGGAATAAGTCCGGGCTTTCATGACTCTTTTCATGATGTAAACATGCTACCGAGTAGGGGTGGAAAGACATGGTTGTTCAGGAGAAGGTCTTTATCCTCAACTACTTAA